A stretch of the Erpetoichthys calabaricus chromosome 3, fErpCal1.3, whole genome shotgun sequence genome encodes the following:
- the LOC114648202 gene encoding probable transmembrane reductase CYB561D1 isoform X2, whose product MRPPRVHLDRGLDEGLGMSDFWLYAWLRRTAVIAAHVLSLGFTIFMSLLSRPGTSLFSWHPICMSVAFCLCMTEGILLFSSEGSPFCFQSTKGKVRLHWVLQAVVVMSSVTGLAFIVASKNLSERPHLVSWHSLVGVGTMVATGCQVLCGVCLLFPKLLKITSVARLKLYHATCGLVTYLLATTTVVLGMCSDWFQATFKGVI is encoded by the exons ATGAGGCCTCCTAGAGTTCACCTGGACAGGGGTTTGGACGAAGGCCTCGGAATGAGCGACTTCTGGCTGTATGCTTGGCTGCGTAGGACGGCGGTGATCGCGGCGCACGTGCTGTCGCTTGGCTTCACCATCTTCATGAGCCTGCTGTCACGACCCGGCACCA GTCTGTTTTCATGGCACCCTATATGTATGTCTGTTGCA ttttgcttGTGCATGACAGAAGGCATCCTACTCTTCTCCAGTGAAGGCTCTCCTTTCTGTTTTCAGTCTACAAAGGGAAAGGTTCGACTGCACTGGGTGCTCCAAGCTGTTGTGGTTATGTCTAGTGTCACTGGACTGGCATTCATTGTAGCTAGCAAGAATCTGTCAGAGCGGCCTCATCTCGTATCTTGGCACAGTCTTGTTGGTGTGGGCACCATGGTAGCCACTGGGTGTCAAGTTCTATGTGGCGTCTGCCTTCTGTTTCCAAAACTTCTGAAGATCACATCTGTGGCACGGCTTAAGCTCTACCATGCTACCTGCGGTCTGGTGACTTACTTGTTGGCCACAACCACAGTTGTCTTGGGCATGTGCTCAGACTGGTTCCAGGCTACATTCAAGGGAGTTATTTG A
- the LOC114648202 gene encoding probable transmembrane reductase CYB561D1 isoform X1: MRPPRVHLDRGLDEGLGMSDFWLYAWLRRTAVIAAHVLSLGFTIFMSLLSRPGTSLFSWHPICMSVAFCLCMTEGILLFSSEGSPFCFQSTKGKVRLHWVLQAVVVMSSVTGLAFIVASKNLSERPHLVSWHSLVGVGTMVATGCQVLCGVCLLFPKLLKITSVARLKLYHATCGLVTYLLATTTVVLGMCSDWFQATFKGVIWYVFVLLPLFPALVVMNQITNGYLPKKKVQM; encoded by the exons ATGAGGCCTCCTAGAGTTCACCTGGACAGGGGTTTGGACGAAGGCCTCGGAATGAGCGACTTCTGGCTGTATGCTTGGCTGCGTAGGACGGCGGTGATCGCGGCGCACGTGCTGTCGCTTGGCTTCACCATCTTCATGAGCCTGCTGTCACGACCCGGCACCA GTCTGTTTTCATGGCACCCTATATGTATGTCTGTTGCA ttttgcttGTGCATGACAGAAGGCATCCTACTCTTCTCCAGTGAAGGCTCTCCTTTCTGTTTTCAGTCTACAAAGGGAAAGGTTCGACTGCACTGGGTGCTCCAAGCTGTTGTGGTTATGTCTAGTGTCACTGGACTGGCATTCATTGTAGCTAGCAAGAATCTGTCAGAGCGGCCTCATCTCGTATCTTGGCACAGTCTTGTTGGTGTGGGCACCATGGTAGCCACTGGGTGTCAAGTTCTATGTGGCGTCTGCCTTCTGTTTCCAAAACTTCTGAAGATCACATCTGTGGCACGGCTTAAGCTCTACCATGCTACCTGCGGTCTGGTGACTTACTTGTTGGCCACAACCACAGTTGTCTTGGGCATGTGCTCAGACTGGTTCCAGGCTACATTCAAGGGAGTTATTTGGTATGTTTTTGTGCTTCTGCCACTTTTCCCGGCCCTGGTGGTTATGAACCAAATTACAAATGGATATTTACCAAAGAAAAAGGTTCAAATGTGA